CGCGCGTTTGCCGCAAGCCGCCTCGACCTCGAAGCCATTACGAATGCGCTCGGCGGAAAACTCCCCGTCGTATTTCACGTCGAGCGAGCATCCGACATTCTCGCCGCGGTGGAGCTCGCCAAAGAATTCAACCTTCGCCCCATCATCGCGGGCGGCGCTGAAGCCTGGAAGGTCGCCCGCCAGCTCGCGAGCGCCAAAGTTCCGGTATTGATCAACCCGATCGCTCCCGGCCCCACATCATTCGATACGCTAGGCACACGCGACGACAACGCGGCATTATTGCATGCTGCCGGCGTGCCCCTCGTCATTACGACCGGCGATACGCACAACGCCCGCAAGCTGCGGCAAATTGCAGGCAATGCCGTGCGTGCTGGTTTGCCTCACGAGGCGGCCATTGCTGCCATTACGCGAGCACCTGCCGAAGCGTTTGGCATGGCCGCTCGATATGGCACGCTCGCCGCGGGCAAAGTCGCCAACGTCGTCGTATGGTCGGGAGATCCGCTCGAAAATGACTCCCATCCCACCGCCGTCATCATTCGTGGTCGCAAAGTCGATTTGGCCAATCGGCAAACCGCGCTCTTCCATCGATACCGCAAATTGCCCGCGCAAAGGTGATTTTCGTGGAAGCGGCGCCCAAGTTCAGTTACGCCGTCTTCATTGCGCGATTCATGGCGGGCCACATTTTCGCGTACCCGCTGGCGTTTGTCTGGGCCGTCGCTTCCATGCCCCTCGTGACCCACCTGAACTTCGGCCAGCTCGAAGCCATTGCAAGCAACGACAAGGCCATTGGCGACTTCGTTTTGCACAAGGTTGCCTGGCCTGCGGGAATCGTTTTCGTGCTCTTGCACATTGCAGCGATCACATCCGGACTTGCGCAGCGCCACCCCAAATCGCAATATTTGTTTTTTGGCGGGTTTGGCGTGCTGCTCGCAAGTGGTGTTTTGTTTGGCGCGGCGAGCTGGATTTGGCTATTGACGCTCTAAATCACTCGCACTTCACGAGCGGCGTCAGCGGCGCGAAGTCCCACTGCGTAATATCCAGCGCGTCGTAGGCTTCGAGCTCCGTCGTGAGCGTCGTCGTAATTTCGGCCCACGTCTGCTTCAGTTTGTCCGTTGCCGTGCCCGTCGCTTCCGCCACGCAGGCAAACTTCGGTGTGCCGCAAATATCGAGCGCTTCGCAACCTGGAAGCTTTGGCCCAACTTCCACGAGCGCTGCATCGCCATAAAGCGCAATGCCATTGACCACGACGAGCGACACGTCGTTTGGCCTTGCTGCCACGATGGCGTCGTAAGGCTGCGTCACGTCACCCGAAATGACTGTCACATCGGCTTTTTTGCCCACTTCGAGCGATCCGAGAATATCCTGGAGGCCCAGCGCCTTGGCCGCATTGATGGTGACCATTTGCACCAGCATTTCGGACGACAAAAGTTCGTCCTTCCAGCGGTTTTTGTCGACTTCGTCCGCGAAACGCATTTCGTCGAGCAGATTCTGGCTGCCTCCGAGCGACCAATCCGGCGCCAGCGCAACGTTGATTCCAAGTCCGAGCGCCATTTCGACGTCCGTCGTTTTCGTGTAATCGGTCCCGGCACCATAAAGAAATACGTTCGACCTTGGCGACCACACGAGGCTCATGCCTTTGTCGGCCATGATCTTGAATTCCGCCTCGCCAAACGCGGTCCCATGCACGATCGTCGTCTCGGGCGCATAGAGACAACCGGGCTGGTCCGTGCTGAGCTCCCCGAGCTTGTCGAATTCGGCACGCGAATATTCGTCGACACCCTCGCCTCGATGAATGACGTAAGCGTCCGTCACGTCATCGGCAAACTTCATACAGACCGAATTGGCCGTCTCCGACGATGGCGTCAACGTCGCCACCTGAATCTTGTCTTCCGGCAGATCATTCGGCTTCTGATCGATGGTTCGCGCCAGCGAACCATAACAGATTTTATCGAGCGGATTGGCTGCGCCAACGACGCTCGTCGTGCCCGCCACGAGCGCCTTCATTTCCCCATACTTGTTCATTTCACAGCCGCGAGCCTCGGGGATTTTCGCCCCGCCATGCTCGGGCGGCAATGCCACTTCATTGTTCAAATACTGCTTCGCATCGACCATGGCTCCATATCGTGCTTCTTGGGGCCATTGATCGTGATTGCTGTACGGTTTCGACGGAGACCAATCGTCTTCATCGAAAATATCGAAAAGAATATGATTGTGCGTATCGATCATGCCCGGCATGATGACGCCGTGCGTCTCGATCACCGTCGCATCGAACGCATCCGCGTCTTTCGTACAGGACGCACCCACACACTGAATCGTATCGCTCTTGATGAAAACCGAGCCCTGAACCGGTCCCTCCGGAGTCACGACACATCCGATTAGCATCATTTTTCCGGGCACACCTACCTTGACGACTTCCGGCGCCCCCGGATTGGGCATACAAGCGCCCCCGAATGCTCCCGTGCCGCCTGCACCCGCACCCGCACCACCCGAACCACCCGCACCCCCATTCCCACCAGGTTTTTGCTCGTCATCGGTGCCAAGCACCGGCAGCGGATTGCTTGGCGTGGCAACCCACTCCTGCGTACAGCCCACGGCGACGATCGACCCTAAAACAAGGTGAATGGGAAAGCGCAAAGTAGCCACGACGCATACGATACATCCTTTCAGTCGCCGCGTCCGCAACTATTTTGCGCTTTCCCAAAGAAACCCATTACAATGAAGTCCCGCGGACTACATCGAGCGGCCCACGAAACCACTCCCCGACGAACAGTTCGTCCAAAAATGCATTCACGACCACGTCACCGTCCTTTTCCAGCACGATGGCACGAACGCCCCGGTCCGTCGCAACGAACGCACGGTCCTGCGTGACGAGCAGATCCCGCGAGAAAAACAAGTCGGAAACGCGGACGTCACCATTCAGCCATAACCCCGACATCAGCTCGACACCTGATTCGTCCGCCTCGACAATCCATAACGCGTCCGTCCCCAGCACCAACGTCGACGCGCCCACCGCAAGCGCCGCCTCCACCCGCGAAACCTGAATCCCCACATCGATCACCCGGGGCAGACCAATCTCTCCGCCCGTGACGCGACGAACCGTCAGCGTACCGCCCGCTGCGTCAAAAAGAAGCCCCGCGTCATGCGATAAACGAGCATATCGCGCCGTCGGTGGATACCCTGCTGGCGTACCCCAATCGAATTGCTCCACGATAGTGGGCCCCGCTCCACCGAATATCGCCCCAACCTTGACGAGCTGGTCACCGTAAAACCCATACGATAACGCTTCGACCCGCTCGCCCTCCATCCATACCGATGCTGGACGCGGCGCGCTCACGCTCGGAGTTATCGTGCCCGTTCCAAGCACCTTCCACCGAGCGCCACCAATGCCGTCCTCGAAAACCCACAATCCTTCCCGCGCCGGCAGAAGCGCCGCAACTCCATCGACCCACGCAGTATGCTCGCACGAATGCAACACCCCCCGTCCGCCATTCGCTTCGCCAAACGTATTCTCGAGCTTGCAAAATCGTATCTCGCCTCCCGACGCATCCTCGTTTTCTTCGTACACCCACACGCCCTCACGCCACGGATCCACCGCCACATCGCGCGGCGTCCCGCCTCCTCCTTCCACCGAGCTCTTTATTTCACCCGTTTGTCCATCAAAAACAGCCACGTCACCCGCTTTCGTAAATCCCACGATGGACGTCGTGGTTTCCTCGACGAAAACCGGATTTTCTTCGCCATATTCCGCTTTCTCGAGCACCTCGCGCTCGATCGACGCATGACGACAACCCAACATTTCGATAGCCACGACGAAGAGCAGCAATGTTCGCTTCATGTTCGAACATCGACACGAGCAACATGCCAGTTGCGTACGATCCCGTAACGAGCACGATTCCAACGGACGCAACCACGACGATCCAGCCACTTCGATCCCCCCGATCGCATCCGTTGCGCCTACCGCTGCGCCACTTCTGACCCCTCCCCGCGCCGATACTGCCGAAACCGTTCCCATCGCATCGACGAATGCGTCCGTAACGAATGTCGAGGTAACGCGTTCGCGTATTCTCGCCCGTGCGCTCGCAGCCGATGAAGCTGGCGATCATGAGCGTGCGCAGCAATGGCTTGCCACGCTCGCCACGCTCGGTTCTCCCGCCACGAATGCGCCATCCACTGCGCGCATGGCTGCGCCCTCGAACGTGATCCCGATGCGACGAAAGGGGGCGGCACGATGAAAAAACATTCACGCATTCCGCGCCCTCTTTATCGTGGCGGACTGTTCGAGCTACAGCGTGACAATCTGCGCGTATTGCTTCGCCAGCTCCGTCGTAAGCACGGAACATGGATCGCGTTGACGAATACGCTGCGCGTTCGTCGCTCGATCGTCGGCGCATTCATGACTGGGAAGAACCCCGGCAACATGACGCTTGCGCAACGTGTCGCCATTGCAAGTGGACTCGATCTGGACGTCGCGCTCGCTGGTCAATTCGTCATTACGGCAAACGGCGTCAAGCCGAGCAAGGGGGCGCGATGAAGTTTTCCGTCAACCTTGCGGGCAACCGTGTCGTGCATGCGACGCCTGAAGAAACACACGCCTTGCGCCCGTGCGTATGCGCAGCGCTGCGCCGATATGGCTGTCCTGAGCGCGAGATCGACGATATTGCGCAGCACGTCGAGATCGTCACGTGGCAAGCCATTCACGACGGGCGCGTCCAAGGGTTCGAGCTAATCGACCCCGAAGATGCCTTGATTCAATACATGTTCGTCGTGGCTCAACACGCGTTCATGAACTACAGGCGCAAGGCATCGACGCGGTATGAGGCATTTCTACAGGAGCCGATCGACTACCCGTCGCGCTCGCCCGTAGCTCGTTTGGAGGCGCGGGATCTGCTCCGACGCATCGAAGATCGGCCCCTTGTCGCTCGCTTCCTTCTGAACGTCGCGACGGAAGTGCCGTACGTCGAGCGCTACCACGACGCGCAGATGGGAGACGGTACATACAACGCGCGGCTTGCGCGCAGCCGCAAGTGGTTGCGAAGCGTCGTCACGTCGGGACGCTGGCGCGAACCGCCGCAGCCGAGTCCGCCCACTCCGTGGCATCGGAAAAAGAAGCGGTAACTTGGCCCGCTCCTATGCGATGCGGTTACGATCGCACAAGGCCAGTGAATAGCAGTTGCACGGGCTACCACGATCACAAACCGCGTCGCATAGGAGAATTCACGAATGGCTGTCTATTTGATAGTGTACGAAACCACTCGCCCAAGCCAAAACCTTCGCGACTACGTCGAAAAGTATCCGGATTCGACCCGCGTTACCGAAACGTCGATTGCAATAAAGTGCGACAAGACGTCGCGCCAACTGTCGGTAGAGTTGTCGCAGGTGTTTGGCGACGAATCGTCATACTACGTTTTTACGATACCGGTATCGCCTCCAGGTACCACGTCGTCACCCGTTGCAAAGTGGTTCGACGATCGTCTCCCGCGTTAGTCGCGAGCCGTCGCAGCCGACTCCGCCAACGCCGTGGCATCGAAGAAAAAACGAGAACGAAGGCGCCTCTCACTCGGACGCCAGCTTCACGCAGCCGCGACGCATTCGAGCGATTCCACCCACAGCGTTTTCCAGTCGGCCACCAAGAAAAAATTTTTTTGGGGTTGCACGATGTTCGTTTTGTGCATCGACGCGCTGTGGGCTTCAGTTTGTCCGAACAAACTTTGGCGAATTGTCCTTCGTTTTCAGTGGTTTGAAAAAAGATGTTGACCGTTCTTTGTCATCCGTGCTAGGCTGGAGTGACAACGCCTGGACGTGCGCATCTTTGCCTGTCAGTGTAGTGCATGAGCCTTGCTGACCTCCGTTCGCTTCCTACGACACCGGCCATCTCGATCGCGCTGCCCGCGGGTGCGGTCACGGTTGTCGCTCCACTTCCTGCCTTTGTTTCGCAGAAAACGTCCATGGCTGTCCTCGGAATTCCGCCCGATCGGTTTCTGGCGATGGTTCGAGCACCAGGATTCCCGCTGCGCGTCGCATCCGTTGGAAAGCTTCGCATCGTCAAAACGGAAGACGTAATCGCGTACCTGGACCGAATTGGCGAGACGCCATCGGCGCTGGGCAATAAAGAAGCCACCTCGAACGATAACGCGGAGCCGCCGATCGAGAATGAAGACGACGCTGCGCGCAAACTCGGTTCGGCGCTCGGTTTCACGTTCAGCGACGATCCGCCCGCTTCGGGCCGTAGGCGGAAGGGGTAGGCGTCGTGAGCGTCAATCCGCTTCACTTGCTTCGGGTTCTTGCGAAAGGAACGAATCCGATCGCAATGCCCGATGGCGGCGAAAGCGACAAGAAAACAATGCGGTTGGTGCTTCTCGCGATCGTGGCATCGATTGACAATGACACTCACCAGATCCCTGACGAGTGGCTCGTTCGGATCGGGGACCTTGCGGCGGACGTTGGTCATCAAGCTGCGGCACGCGCATTGAATGCGCTGGAGGCAGCCGAATACCTTGTTATTGATCGACCGCGTGGCCACGGAGCTCGAATCCGTATCCGTCTTGGTCCGAAGCTCGCGGATCCTCAGCAATGGGTCTATAAGAAAAAACAAGCTGGTCACGGTGAACAGGCAAAACCTTCTCGCCGAAAAAAAGAGCCTAGTCGCTATGACCAGACACAAGCTGGTCACGGTGAACAGGCAAAACCTTCTCGCCGAAAAAAAGAGCCTGGTCGTAATGACCAGACACAAGCTGGTCGCGGCGAACAGGCGCCTAGTCGCCATGACCAGACACAAGCTGGTCACGGTGAACAGGCCTCTCCTTATGTATCTACCCTGATGTCTACACAATCGGAGCAGAGACAATTAGGGAAGGACGATAGTGAAGATCCGTATGCGCAGTACGAGAGCGCAGGTTCTTGGGAAGATCATGGATCCGTAAATGAAGATCCCGTTGCAGCAATACGCCGCAGCTTGAACCACGATCCCGAGGTCGAATCCGAGGTGCGAGCACTGAAGGATGCGATCCACGAATACTATCAGAAGCGCCGATCGGATGCGGCGGGCGCCGAGGAGCGTCTTGTGCAAGTGCTTCTAGTTTCTCGAACCGATTCGATTGCCAAGCTGTCACCCGTCGACGTGGCGAGCATTCCGGATCGTGTATGGGAACTGGCGCGACAACCGAAACCGTCGATTGCAAAACCGAAAGCGGCATAGGCGGCGAAGCGTCATGGAGCTGGACCTCGCCGCAGTCGACGCCGAGTTCGCGGAGCTGACGGAAGCCATTGACCTCGCCGCAGTCGACGCCGAGTTCGCGGAGCTGACGGAAGCCATTCACCTCGCCGCAGTCGACGCCGAGTTCGCTGCAAAGGGCATCAGGACGCGTCCGGAGCGTCGGGGACGTCCTGGCAAGCGACTCGACTGCCGAAACGAGCTTGGCGGTGTCGTCTCGTGTCAAGTCGCGAGATCCAAAGAATCCTAATAATTGGTGACAAAAATCGCACAGTCGTTCGCACACAAAACATGTGGTTACTAAAATTACATGTAGATTTCTGTCATGACATTGAACTTTTGCTTACATCCGCTCGAACACCCGTGACTTGCCGCTCGGACACCGCGCAATGTCACACCGGACAGTCTATGTCCGATCGGAAAAATGAGGACTTGCAGGACCGCGCGGACAGATCGATCATGAGTATCGCAGTACCAAGAAAAACGGCGCCTCTCCCCGTTGCAAGCGAGAAGAGGCGCCTACCAACCACCCGACGTTGACTCGGGATGGAGGCGAAACGTGAGTAGCATCAAGACACGCGACGGGACAAATTCCCGGAGCGGACGACCGATCATCGGCGAAGCGTCGTTCCGGGCAAACGGTTACGAGATCCGGATCACGCTCGCGGGCAAGCGAACGACAATCCGTCTGCCAGCACTCGGACGAACCGAGACGCCTGATGCGACTGCGCGCGCCGAACGATACCGCGACGCAGTTGCAACGTTCGCACGTGAAGGACGAACCCTGCCACGCGCAGCACTCGAACCGATCGCGCGCAGCATCGCCAGCTTGCCGGAGACGAGACTCGATGCCGCACGTGAAGCATTCCAGATCATGCTTGCCGCTGGACGTCCCGCTGGCGAACTTGCCGCGATTCTGTCCGGCATCATCGCTGCGCCGAACGACGACGCCGCACGCGCAGCCGTCAAGCTTTCCAAACTTGCCGCCGATGGTCGCGCATCCCTACCCGCGGACGAACGACTGTCGTATGACTGGATTCCGCCGGGACTTGCGCCCGAACGCGCGGCACTGCTCGCGCCAAGCTCAGGGACCTTGCCCGGAACGTTCGGACACTTGGCGGAGCTTTTTCTTTCCGGTCGTCTCGCTGATGCGTTCCCCGGTCGAATTCACAAGCGAGCAAATTACGACTCCGATCGTTCTGGACTTCGCCACGTCCTGCCAGCACTGGCGAACGTTCCGTGTCGTGGATTGACGCTGGACCATGGCGAGCAAGCGCTTTCCGCCATTCCTGAGCGCCTTGGTCCGAAGTACGTGCAATCGATTGCGTCGAACATCCGCCATCTTTTGAATTTGGCGGTTTATCCGTTGCGTTGGACTGAGACAAACCCATTGCCTGCAAAGTGGGTGCCGCGCTCCGACGTCAAGCTCGAACGGCAGATTCTCATGCCCGCGGAAGAACACACGTTCCTTGCGTGCACGACAATTCCACTTTTCATGCGCGTATTCGTCGCCTGGCAATCGAGACAAGGAACGCGCTACATCGACGCCGCGCGATTGACCGTTTCGTCAATCACGTTTCAAGGTGAACGCGCGACGGTTCGTCTTGCCAAAACGAAGGATAACGATCCTCGATCGTGGGCACTCGATCCAGATGACACGATGATGATCCGCACGTGGTTGGAATGGCGAAAAAAACAAGGTGAGAAGCTCGATCCATCGAGTCCACTATTTCCCGGTCAAAGTGGCGGAGTCATTGAACCGTCATACCTTGCGCTGCGCATTCGTATGGGATTGTGGGAAGCTGGGGTTTCTCGCGCCGCACTCTTCACGCGTTCGCAGCATTCGTGGCCGCATGAAGAGCACGACCTTCGCGCCCTCTTCTGTACGTATTCGCTCGCCAAGGGGCGGCCAGCGTCATGGGTTTCCGATCGCACGGGACATTCCCTGGCATCGATGGAGACGTATCGGCGTCCAGCCCGTCGATGGTCGGAAGTGGAGCTTGGCGACCTCGCGCCCAGCATCCGAGCGATTCCGGAACTCGCCGCGCTCGCAGGACTCGAACCTTTGCCACCAACACCACTGCCCGCCCAGCCTGGCGATCTAACGGTGCGCCCGGACACCGCCAAGTTGCCTCATGAGCGGGTTTCGGCGCAAGTTTCGGCGCACGGACGTGATCGTCGTGGCCAGGAACGAGCAAAAAAAAGCGCTGAATTCAGCGGTAAAGTCGAAAGTTTCGCACCTGCGTTGACCCCGTGCATCAGTTCTATACGATCGCAAAAAAAGTTTGTCTGGTAATTTATTTTACACAGCCACCTGGAGCGCCGGCGCATGCCCGCCTTCGAGCTGCCGTTCGACGAGCTTCCGATAGAGGCCGCCTTCTTGCATCAGCGACGCATGATCGCCACTTTGCACGATGACGCCGTCTTGAAGCACCACCACGCGATCCGCTCCCATCACCGTGGACAAACGGTGCGCAATGATGAGCGTCGTGCGACCTTTCATCAATCGTTCGAGCGCTTCTTTGACGAGGTGTTCACTTTCGGCATCGAGCGCGCTCGTGGCTTCGTCCAATACCAAAATGCGCGGGTTTTTCAGGACCGCTCGCGCAATGGCCACGCGCTGCTTTTGCCCCCCGGATAGTTTTACCCCGCGTTCACCCACGAGCGTTTCGTATCCTTCGGGGAATTTCGTGATGAATTCGTGCGCATTGGCCATTCTCGCCGCGGCAATGACTCTTCCTCCGTCGCGTCCGTCTTGCCATACCGAATGTTTTCCGCCACGCTACAGGAAAACCAAAGCGGCTCTTGCGCCACGATACCCACCTGCTGGCGAAGCCATTCCGGCGACAAGTCGCGCAATTCACCACCATCGAGCATCACGCTACCCTGCGCCGGATCATAAAGACGCAGCAAAAGCCCGGCAATCGTCGATTTGCCCGACCCCGAAGGACCCACCAGCGCCACGACTTCACCAGGCAACAGCGATAGACTCACGTCCCGCAATACCGGTACGTCTTTGCGCGATGGATACGCAAAATGCACACGACGAAACTCCACGTGACCCTTCACGTCTCCAGGTCGATTGCCTTCCACGAGCGGAATCTTCGCCGATCGATCGAGCAATTCGAACACGCGTTCGGCCGCCCCGGATGCGCGCATCAAATCGGCCCAAAGCTCGCTGATGCCGCCCAGGGAAAACGCCACGGTGAGCGTATAAATCAAAAATGACGTCAGCTCACCCGCCGTCATTTTACCTTGCTCGACCAGGCTCCCGCCATACCACAAAACAATGGCCAGCGCAGAAAATGCCGCAAAGCTCGATACACTCATGAACGTGGCGCTCGTCAAAATGCGCCGCCACACGACCGCAAACGCATCCCACACGGCCTTCGTATATCGTTTACCTTCGGCACGTTCCGCGGCAAACGCCCGCACCGTGCGAATTCCGGCCAGCGTTTCTTCCGCGACTTCGTTTGCCCGCGCCAATGCATCTTGCGCCTCGCGGGCCAATTTTCTTACGCGCCGGCCATACGCCACGGCCCCAAGCGCCACCGGCGGCCCGACCCCAGCATCACGGCGGTGAGCTGCGGCGACGTGTACACCAAAAATCCAATGGCACCCAGCGATTGCGCAAAGAAGCGAAGCCCCATTGAAATGTTCACGCTCACGGCGTTTTGCACGAGCGTCGTGTCCGCCGATAGTCGGCTCGTCAATTCACCCGTCTTGTGCTCGTCGAAAAATGCAGTCTCCTGCCCCAGCAAATGCTCGAACAAATCCCGGCGCAGTCGCGTCACCACGCGTTCGCCTGCGCTCGTGAACAAGGCAAAACGTATCGCCGTCGCAACAGCTTGCACGGCCGCCAATCCCACGAGCGCCAAGGCCGCGCGGTCGATCGTCCAATGGCTAGCACCCTGCCCCACCGCTCGGTCGAGGATCACGCGGAACAGTTGCGGTACGAGCAGCCCCGTCAATGCGCCGATGATGAGAAATAAGGTGCCAAGCGCGAGCCGCGACGTTTCCGGACGTGCGAGCCCCAAAAGACGCCCGAGTGACGCCGTTCGTAACGTTTTGGTTTTTCCAGCCTGGGCTTCGTCGTCCGCCATCGTCGGGCCTCTTTACCATGAAAGCCCGAACGTGTGCTCTGTCTTTATCCTGCTTTTCGCTCTCGCTCTTTCGCCGCTCGCCGCGGCGCTGCCTTTTTCAATCCCGGACCAGCCTCCGCCGCTGCGGGCTCTTCGACGCGCGGCTCCTCGGGCGGCGCGGCCGGCTTCGCCTCCTTGGCCAAACTCTGGCGCAATGCATCGAATAGATCGATGACCTTTGCTTGTGGCAGCTCGGGCGCTTCCCGAATTTCTTGCCCTGCGGCTTTGCGCTCAATCGCTTCGAGGAGCCGCTCTTGATATTCGTCGTGATATTTTTTCCGGGTGAAACGCATCCGAAGAAAGCTGGCCAATCAGCCTATCCGCTAGTTCTGCTTCTTCGGGGCGGAAATCCGTTTTCATCGCGGGCACGACCTCGTCGAACGACCGCACCTCGTCCGCATAATGCACTTGATGCATCACCAGCCCCCGCGATAAGGCCGCAAGAGCACGAGCTGATCCTTTCCGCGCGCTCCATATCGAGCCACCCCGATGCGTTGCATACGCTCCATCGAATTGGACAGCAGCTTGTACGCTCGCGCGCCAGTTTTTTCCGGCCCGAGGTAGCTCGTTTTCTCGATATACAAAAAGTCTACCGTTTCTGCGGGCACGAATTCCAGCAGATCGATACGATCGGTTCGTTCGGCACGAACGGCATCCAATTCTTCGTCCGTTATTTCGATGTATTGCTCTTTCGCATACTCGAAGCCCCGCGTCGACTCCGATCGCTCGACCACTTCATTGTCGTAAGGACAAAAGTATTGCATTTTGAGCCGAGTTCCGCACTTCTTGTGCAGCATGTTGAACCCGATGCCATGCGACGTCGTGGCGGAATACATCTTGACGGGAATCGTCACCAAGCCGAACGAAATAGTACCCGTACCCGAGGATCGTGCTGCCATGAGCTTCATCCTTGCAAGTGCCGTGAAACGACACGTCGCTGCACACTGCGAGCATGTAATTCATGAAAACCGCCGAAGTTACGAATAGTGCGTTGACCGCGAACGAACCCAGCCGCACGGAAGCGGACTTGGAATCCGAGGCTGCTCGACTGGGTGCGGTGCAAAAGCGCATCGAAATGGGTTTTGCGCCGATGCGAGCCGTGCCGACGCCTGCGAAAGCGCCGGGCAAAGAATTTTCGTACGAGCTGAAGCTCGATGGAATTCGGTGCGTTGCCATGAAAAACGGCCGGCACGTACTTTTGTACAATCGGCACGGGCGGGAAATTACCCGCGTTTACCCGGAGGTCGTGCAGGAATTGGCCGAGCTCGCCGCGCCGCGTATCATCGTCGACGGCGAAGTCGTGGCGCTCGACGAAAAGGGTCGCCCGAATTTCCAGCGCATTGCCGAGCGCGCTCATCTTTATCGTCACATGGACATCCGGCGCGTTTCTCGACAGATACCTGCTCATTACGTCGTTTTCGATCTCTTGTCGATCGGTGATTACGACATTCGCCTTTTGCCGCTGTCAGCTCGTCGAAAGCTGCTCCGAGGCGCCTTGCCGGAGACGAATCGAATTCGCATCATCGACGTATTCGAGGGCGATCCCGCCCCTCTTTTGGCTTTTTGCCGCGAGCACAGCCTGGAAGGCATCGTCGCCAAACGCACGGAGAGTCCTTATCGATCGGGGCCTTCTCGATCCGACGATTGGGTCAAGCTCAAAATCGAGCGTGACGACGATTTTGTCATTGTGGGTTATACGTTGGGTGAAGGTTCGCGTGCCCGCATGGGCGCCATCGACGTGGCATCATTCGAAGGCGGAAAACTCGTTTATCGAAGCAAAGTGGGCAGTGGGCTCGATGATGCGGCCATCGATGTGCTTCTCGAGCGGCTAGCGCCGCTGCATACCGATCGGCCTACGGCGGTGGGCGAGTATCATCTTGCGCCGCGTGGTCGTGTGCACGTGCGGCCGGAAGTCGTGGTATCGGTGAAGTATGCCGGGTTTTCCGATGGGGATGGTTTGCGGTTTCCGGTGTATCGAGGCATCCGTGAAGATGTTTTGCCAGAGGAATGCACGGCGGCGCCGAATGTGGACCAGGATTGACGCGCCCGATTATTTTCCAGGCCGCTCCGCTGTTGCCCGCATCCCCCTTGCCTGGTCCTGAAGATGCCCACTCGCACCCACCCAGCACCGCGAACGCTGCATACGCCGCAACCGCCACCGTCCCCTGAACCCGCTTCGCCAAGCGGATTCGCTTACATTATCCGTGGGCCTCCATCAGCGTAAGTCACCACGCGCCGCGCTCGTCATGCTAAAAAGCTCCGCCAATCCTTCACAAGGAGCCTCCATATGCCCCGTTTCCTTACGTCAGTCCTCGTCGCATCCCTCTTTGCGCTCGTCGCCTGCGGCGGCTATTCCCAAGAGGAAGCCAAAACCAAGTGCGATCTCGCACGTCAAGCCAATAGCGCGTGCTTCACCGACGCAACCTACGACCAATGCTTGAGCTGCTACGAAACTTGTGGCACGGATTGTGCCATCGCGGAATCGTGCCCGCCGCAATACATTTGCGCCGAATAATTGCCGCACGTTGAACAAGTCCGCCCCCCGGTTCGTCTCTTTAGACCCCGCCAATCCAAACCC
This genomic window from Polyangiaceae bacterium contains:
- a CDS encoding amidohydrolase family protein gives rise to the protein MATLRFPIHLVLGSIVAVGCTQEWVATPSNPLPVLGTDDEQKPGGNGGAGGSGGAGAGAGGTGAFGGACMPNPGAPEVVKVGVPGKMMLIGCVVTPEGPVQGSVFIKSDTIQCVGASCTKDADAFDATVIETHGVIMPGMIDTHNHILFDIFDEDDWSPSKPYSNHDQWPQEARYGAMVDAKQYLNNEVALPPEHGGAKIPEARGCEMNKYGEMKALVAGTTSVVGAANPLDKICYGSLARTIDQKPNDLPEDKIQVATLTPSSETANSVCMKFADDVTDAYVIHRGEGVDEYSRAEFDKLGELSTDQPGCLYAPETTIVHGTAFGEAEFKIMADKGMSLVWSPRSNVFLYGAGTDYTKTTDVEMALGLGINVALAPDWSLGGSQNLLDEMRFADEVDKNRWKDELLSSEMLVQMVTINAAKALGLQDILGSLEVGKKADVTVISGDVTQPYDAIVAARPNDVSLVVVNGIALYGDAALVEVGPKLPGCEALDICGTPKFACVAEATGTATDKLKQTWAEITTTLTTELEAYDALDITQWDFAPLTPLVKCE
- a CDS encoding sigma-70 family RNA polymerase sigma factor, translated to MKFSVNLAGNRVVHATPEETHALRPCVCAALRRYGCPEREIDDIAQHVEIVTWQAIHDGRVQGFELIDPEDALIQYMFVVAQHAFMNYRRKASTRYEAFLQEPIDYPSRSPVARLEARDLLRRIEDRPLVARFLLNVATEVPYVERYHDAQMGDGTYNARLARSRKWLRSVVTSGRWREPPQPSPPTPWHRKKKR
- a CDS encoding site-specific integrase; translation: MSSIKTRDGTNSRSGRPIIGEASFRANGYEIRITLAGKRTTIRLPALGRTETPDATARAERYRDAVATFAREGRTLPRAALEPIARSIASLPETRLDAAREAFQIMLAAGRPAGELAAILSGIIAAPNDDAARAAVKLSKLAADGRASLPADERLSYDWIPPGLAPERAALLAPSSGTLPGTFGHLAELFLSGRLADAFPGRIHKRANYDSDRSGLRHVLPALANVPCRGLTLDHGEQALSAIPERLGPKYVQSIASNIRHLLNLAVYPLRWTETNPLPAKWVPRSDVKLERQILMPAEEHTFLACTTIPLFMRVFVAWQSRQGTRYIDAARLTVSSITFQGERATVRLAKTKDNDPRSWALDPDDTMMIRTWLEWRKKQGEKLDPSSPLFPGQSGGVIEPSYLALRIRMGLWEAGVSRAALFTRSQHSWPHEEHDLRALFCTYSLAKGRPASWVSDRTGHSLASMETYRRPARRWSEVELGDLAPSIRAIPELAALAGLEPLPPTPLPAQPGDLTVRPDTAKLPHERVSAQVSAHGRDRRGQERAKKSAEFSGKVESFAPALTPCISSIRSQKKFVW
- the ligD gene encoding non-homologous end-joining DNA ligase, which translates into the protein MKTAEVTNSALTANEPSRTEADLESEAARLGAVQKRIEMGFAPMRAVPTPAKAPGKEFSYELKLDGIRCVAMKNGRHVLLYNRHGREITRVYPEVVQELAELAAPRIIVDGEVVALDEKGRPNFQRIAERAHLYRHMDIRRVSRQIPAHYVVFDLLSIGDYDIRLLPLSARRKLLRGALPETNRIRIIDVFEGDPAPLLAFCREHSLEGIVAKRTESPYRSGPSRSDDWVKLKIERDDDFVIVGYTLGEGSRARMGAIDVASFEGGKLVYRSKVGSGLDDAAIDVLLERLAPLHTDRPTAVGEYHLAPRGRVHVRPEVVVSVKYAGFSDGDGLRFPVYRGIREDVLPEECTAAPNVDQD